A DNA window from Acidobacteriota bacterium contains the following coding sequences:
- a CDS encoding PepSY domain-containing protein — protein sequence MKIFRKTLFWLHLVAGVLGGIVIFIMCVTGAALSFEKNILERVEYGQRFVTVGEKRLSEQELLAKVLEQKPNAKPSSMAVSNNPAASVTFALGREGLVFVDPNTGAITGEGNKSLRAFFGTMTDLHRWIALSGDGRPIGKAITGACNLMFLFLAISGVYIWFPRKFTWKHFRPVLWFRSTESGKARDFNWHNTIGFWSSLVLVILTTTAAIISYQWAGNLLYTLTGNEVPTPQAPAPPKNAPSAEQAFVIPENINSLWSRAAAQSEGWKSISMRLPAAKDAVFTIDEGKSLNIFARSTLTLDAASGEITKWDPYEKRNAAQQLRSWSRFTHTGESFGIIGQIIGFIACIGGAFLVYTGFALTFRRLTGWVRKRSNETSLP from the coding sequence ATGAAAATATTTCGTAAAACATTGTTCTGGCTGCACTTGGTCGCGGGTGTGCTGGGCGGGATCGTGATCTTTATCATGTGCGTGACCGGAGCGGCTCTGTCGTTTGAGAAGAATATTCTCGAAAGGGTCGAGTACGGCCAGCGGTTCGTGACTGTAGGTGAAAAACGACTGAGCGAGCAGGAATTGCTGGCCAAGGTGCTGGAGCAGAAGCCGAATGCGAAACCTTCGTCAATGGCGGTATCGAACAACCCGGCGGCTTCGGTCACGTTTGCTCTCGGCCGTGAAGGCTTGGTATTTGTTGATCCTAATACGGGAGCAATAACTGGTGAAGGGAACAAGAGCCTAAGGGCGTTCTTCGGAACGATGACCGATCTGCATCGCTGGATCGCTCTGTCAGGCGACGGGCGTCCCATTGGAAAAGCGATCACGGGTGCGTGCAATCTGATGTTCCTTTTCCTGGCGATCTCAGGCGTATACATATGGTTTCCGCGAAAGTTTACGTGGAAGCATTTTAGGCCAGTCCTTTGGTTTCGCTCGACCGAGTCGGGCAAGGCACGCGATTTTAACTGGCATAATACAATTGGATTTTGGTCATCGCTGGTGCTGGTGATCCTAACGACCACGGCGGCAATTATCTCGTATCAATGGGCGGGGAATTTGCTTTACACGCTGACCGGCAATGAAGTTCCCACGCCGCAGGCTCCGGCTCCGCCGAAGAACGCTCCGTCTGCCGAACAGGCTTTTGTGATCCCGGAGAATATTAATTCACTCTGGTCGCGTGCCGCCGCTCAAAGCGAAGGCTGGAAGTCTATCTCGATGCGGTTGCCCGCCGCGAAGGATGCGGTTTTCACGATCGACGAAGGCAAGTCGCTTAACATTTTTGCCCGATCGACGCTGACGCTCGACGCCGCGAGCGGCGAGATCACAAAATGGGACCCGTACGAAAAGCGTAACGCGGCTCAGCAGCTTCGGTCGTGGTCAAGATTTACGCACACCGGCGAATCTTTCGGCATCATTGGCCAGATCATCGGATTCATCGCATGTATCGGCGGCGCGTTTCTGGTCTATACAGGATTCGCACTCACATTTAGACGCTTGACCGGCTGGGTGCGAAAGCGGTCGAACGAGACCAGTCTGCCCTAA
- a CDS encoding histone deacetylase yields the protein MSEYRIFYSPYYYADIGEGHVFPIRKFEIAKDILLAEGTLSPDEIVAPERVAIDDLLLVHTEDYITRLIEGRLTAKEIRKLGLPWSESLVRRSMHAISGTINASRRALVDGVSSNLAGGTHHAYPDRGEGFCVLNDVAVSIRVLQRENLASRFLIIDLDVHQGNGTAFIFQDSPEVFTFSMHGAKNFPLFKETSRLDIELADGTADEEYLETLDHALSRLRLHNADIIFYLAGADPYENDRLGRLKLTKEGLRRRDEAVLRFARDEGIPIVTTMSGGYAQEIADTVDIHCNTIRAVKEVFSCLAYAVLRLRAARSSISCNISGGGM from the coding sequence ATGTCCGAATACCGTATTTTCTATTCGCCCTACTACTATGCCGACATCGGCGAAGGCCACGTTTTTCCGATCCGTAAATTTGAGATAGCGAAGGATATTTTGCTCGCGGAGGGCACTTTATCGCCGGATGAGATAGTTGCCCCGGAGCGAGTTGCGATAGACGATCTGCTGCTCGTTCACACCGAGGATTACATCACGCGGCTGATCGAAGGGCGGCTGACGGCGAAGGAGATACGCAAGCTCGGGCTGCCATGGTCGGAATCCTTGGTGCGAAGGTCGATGCACGCGATATCTGGAACGATCAACGCTTCGCGTCGGGCTTTAGTTGACGGCGTTTCGTCTAATCTCGCGGGCGGCACGCATCACGCATATCCCGATCGCGGCGAGGGGTTTTGTGTGCTGAATGACGTGGCGGTCTCGATCCGCGTTCTTCAGCGTGAAAATCTGGCAAGCCGGTTTTTGATAATCGATCTGGACGTTCATCAGGGCAATGGCACGGCGTTCATCTTTCAGGATTCACCTGAGGTATTTACATTCTCGATGCACGGAGCGAAGAATTTTCCGCTTTTTAAGGAGACATCTCGGCTCGATATCGAACTTGCCGACGGAACCGCTGACGAAGAATATCTCGAAACCCTCGACCACGCGTTGTCTCGCCTGCGGCTGCACAACGCCGACATCATCTTCTACCTCGCCGGAGCCGACCCATACGAAAACGACCGGCTCGGCCGTCTGAAGCTGACCAAAGAAGGCCTACGCCGCCGCGACGAAGCCGTACTGCGATTCGCCCGCGACGAAGGCATTCCGATCGTAACGACAATGAGCGGAGGATATGCTCAGGAGATCGCGGACACGGTGGATATTCACTGCAATACTATCAGGGCGGTGAAAGAGGTGTTTAGCTGCCTGGCCTATGCGGTTTTACGGCTAAGGGCGGCCCGGTCGAGTATTTCCTGCAACATATCCGGCGGCGGCATGTAA
- a CDS encoding DUF3368 domain-containing protein, translating into MPTAVLTEMVHHNAPSQIQSWANNLPAWVTLETSSTASGSKLNGLGPGETEAISIALELHADALLLDDRRGIREATRCGLSTITTLGVLEFASSQGLLNLASAFDELGKTSFYMPPPDMLQEILDRAALSRKTA; encoded by the coding sequence GTGCCGACAGCCGTTCTCACTGAGATGGTGCATCACAATGCCCCGTCCCAGATCCAGTCCTGGGCGAACAACTTACCCGCTTGGGTGACTCTTGAGACTTCATCGACCGCGTCGGGCTCGAAACTGAACGGGCTGGGCCCGGGAGAAACGGAAGCTATATCAATTGCACTCGAACTTCACGCAGATGCGTTACTCCTGGATGATAGACGAGGTATTCGTGAGGCCACTCGCTGCGGACTTTCGACCATCACGACGCTTGGCGTTCTGGAGTTCGCTTCGTCACAAGGACTCCTAAACCTTGCCTCCGCATTCGACGAGCTCGGAAAAACCAGCTTTTACATGCCGCCGCCGGATATGTTGCAGGAAATACTCGACCGGGCCGCCCTTAGCCGTAAAACCGCATAG
- a CDS encoding UPF0175 family protein — MTVAVTIPDELVTDAQGLSRDLLEAYTIEKFRLEEISLGRLREVLGLSIDEANILLKERRLPSQFDREYLERDRQTIESLLRKY; from the coding sequence ATGACCGTTGCTGTAACAATTCCCGATGAGCTGGTTACGGATGCTCAGGGTCTGTCTCGCGACCTCCTAGAAGCCTACACGATCGAGAAATTTCGGCTCGAAGAGATAAGTCTTGGACGTCTAAGAGAAGTGCTTGGCCTCTCGATCGATGAAGCCAATATCCTGCTGAAAGAACGCCGTCTGCCCTCTCAATTTGATCGGGAGTATTTGGAACGCGATCGACAGACGATCGAGAGCCTGCTTCGCAAATACTAG
- a CDS encoding MFS transporter, producing the protein MHSLTYGELIRGNKNFRNLLAGQFISELGNWFNFIAGLGLVRLVSGASPTAAGLFFVARLIPFALASPIAGTFVDRFSRRQVMIWTDLFRVAIALSFLFVNDPGDLWIAYLATVLLHFFGAFFDGAKNAAAPNLTGKEGLLAGTALLFSTRFLLMAIGSALGGWAAAAFGYKAAFIINAASFLISAYTVWLIPEEATRDEETGARMHKEGRQERPSFMTELREGLSYTVKNHFALTILIMNVIWATGGGSINVIFERIGGVYFAGTEGWNPDVAVAMLWTATGFGLTLGMLIARRTSIYLDRKGFNHGFIGWTLIIHGVLFSLAAFMPTLWLFSVIVFVSRAIVGVEYAVQETMFQRSLPDYIRGRISTLDRGAELTMFGLSSYVASGMMFYITPQTLTIISGVLSALAGIVWFLREKKTEPSNAQARV; encoded by the coding sequence ATGCATTCGCTGACCTACGGTGAGTTGATCCGCGGGAATAAGAATTTTCGCAATCTGCTGGCCGGGCAATTCATTTCGGAGTTGGGGAACTGGTTCAATTTTATTGCCGGGTTGGGACTCGTGCGCCTGGTTTCGGGGGCTTCGCCGACGGCGGCGGGATTATTTTTTGTGGCGAGGTTGATACCGTTCGCGCTGGCTTCGCCGATAGCGGGTACGTTCGTTGATCGCTTTTCGCGGCGGCAGGTGATGATCTGGACCGATCTGTTTCGGGTGGCGATCGCTCTGTCGTTTTTGTTTGTGAATGACCCGGGCGATCTGTGGATCGCTTACCTTGCAACGGTTTTGCTTCACTTTTTCGGAGCCTTCTTTGACGGGGCTAAGAATGCGGCGGCTCCAAATCTGACGGGTAAGGAAGGCTTGCTGGCCGGGACCGCGTTGCTCTTTTCGACCCGATTCCTGCTTATGGCGATCGGCTCGGCGCTTGGCGGCTGGGCGGCGGCGGCTTTTGGTTACAAGGCGGCGTTTATCATCAACGCGGCTTCATTTCTCATCTCGGCGTACACGGTTTGGCTGATTCCGGAAGAAGCGACTCGGGATGAGGAGACCGGGGCGAGGATGCATAAGGAAGGGAGGCAAGAAAGGCCTTCCTTCATGACTGAGCTCCGCGAAGGGTTGAGCTATACGGTCAAGAATCATTTCGCTCTAACGATCCTGATAATGAACGTTATCTGGGCAACCGGCGGCGGGTCGATCAATGTTATTTTTGAGCGGATCGGCGGCGTTTATTTTGCGGGGACCGAGGGCTGGAATCCGGATGTCGCGGTCGCGATGTTGTGGACGGCGACTGGATTTGGGCTGACGCTCGGGATGCTTATCGCGCGTCGAACATCTATATATCTAGACCGCAAGGGCTTCAATCACGGTTTTATAGGCTGGACGCTGATAATTCACGGAGTCCTGTTTTCGCTGGCGGCTTTTATGCCGACGCTGTGGCTGTTCAGTGTGATCGTGTTTGTTTCGCGGGCGATAGTTGGAGTCGAGTACGCGGTGCAGGAAACGATGTTCCAACGCAGCCTGCCCGATTACATCCGCGGCCGGATTTCAACGCTGGATCGCGGTGCGGAACTCACAATGTTCGGCCTCTCAAGCTACGTCGCAAGCGGAATGATGTTCTACATCACGCCGCAGACCCTGACGATCATTTCAGGAGTCTTGTCCGCTCTCGCGGGTATTGTTTGGTTCTTGCGGGAGAAGAAGACGGAACCGAGCAATGCACAAGCCCGCGTATAA
- a CDS encoding HD domain-containing protein: protein MESILVSSKENEGDLLKLSAKIDGFEGYHSPHGQRIAAIADVMATAFNLASRDRFFLQQAALIHDIGEMSMNREYIRVPRALVETESLDLQRHPVIGEQEASKLGLPRGAQLIIRWHHEWWNGSGYPDGLEGEQIPLAARILRVSDTYAAMTAARPHRAAKTAEEAKKYLIEWSGIEFDPAVVKAFLAAAQKAQTKPQPVLQAQTV from the coding sequence GTGGAAAGCATTCTCGTCAGCAGCAAGGAAAACGAAGGTGACCTCTTAAAATTATCGGCAAAGATCGATGGTTTTGAGGGCTACCACAGCCCGCACGGCCAGCGGATCGCGGCGATCGCTGACGTGATGGCTACGGCTTTCAACCTTGCCTCGCGCGACCGCTTTTTTCTGCAGCAGGCGGCGTTGATCCATGACATCGGCGAAATGTCGATGAACCGCGAATACATCCGCGTGCCGCGAGCCCTGGTCGAGACCGAAAGTCTCGATCTTCAGCGGCATCCAGTAATCGGCGAACAGGAAGCCTCAAAACTCGGCCTTCCCCGCGGCGCTCAGCTTATCATTCGCTGGCATCATGAATGGTGGAACGGCAGCGGTTATCCTGACGGCCTCGAGGGCGAACAGATCCCTTTGGCTGCACGCATTCTTCGCGTGTCCGACACTTACGCCGCTATGACGGCGGCGCGGCCCCATCGAGCTGCGAAAACCGCTGAGGAAGCGAAAAAATATCTTATCGAATGGTCCGGCATCGAATTTGACCCGGCGGTTGTCAAAGCATTTCTCGCCGCCGCCCAAAAAGCCCAAACCAAACCGCAGCCCGTGCTTCAGGCTCAGACGGTGTAA